In Leptotrichia buccalis C-1013-b, the genomic window TCCCAAATTGGATGGATAATATTTGAAATTACGCTTCCAATTATCATTCCCCAGCCAACTATTGTTATACTTCCATACTTTTTCAAAAGTTTTTTTGGATATGTTGAATAAAAGGCTATCATAACAGCTGAAACAAGTCCAAATAGCAGTGCTTCCAGTGAAACTGACAAATTTGAAAAATTTCCTTTAGTTGCAATAAACACAACTCCTAAAATTGTCATAAACAATAACGTTACAGTTGAAATAGATGGAAGTTTTCTATTTTTTATAGATTCGTAAATAAATATAAAAAATGGTGCAGTAAACTGTAAAATTGTTGCAAATGAAACATTACTAAGTTCAATCGTTTTAAAATATGTATATTGCACCAAATACATCCCTGCCACTCCAAATAAAATTATCCCCATACTGTCCCATTTATTTTTTAAAGGTCTCAAAATAGATTTCTTTTCAATAAAAACAACAATCATAAATAATAATATCCCTGACACTAACGTTCTTGTCGAAACAAGCCAATCTGATGAAAAATTAAATTGTTTAAAAAGAATTTCTCCAGAAATTCCTGAAATAGCCCAAAAACTTGAAGCCAAACTAGCTAACAACATCCCACGTAGCTTTAATTTTGTTTCCATATATAATTTTCTCCTTTCAATCAAAAAATTACTTTTCTATAAATTAATTATTTATACAGTAAAATTCTTTAACATACCTTTAAATTTTTAAAAAACCAAAATTCTAAATACATAAAAAAAATGCCTTTCCAAATAATTTTGCAAAAGCACCTTTTTTATTAAACTTATTGTTACTATCTTAAAGATTTTGAAATTTCAAAGTTATCAATAATTTGTTGTTGTCTAGCAATTTCTTTATCCAATTGATTTCTTAAAGCTTTGTATTCAGAAACTTTTGTTTTGAATTCTTTTGAGAAAATGCTACTATCTGTAACTGCTTCAATTTGAGCAATTCTTTCATCAATTTTAGCTTGCATTTGAGTGTAGCTATTTAATTTTTGAGCTGCACTTTCTGCTAAAGCTTCTTGTTCTTTATATTTTGCTTCTTCTAATTGTTGTAATCTGTCTAATTGATTTTCTAAGTTACTTAAACTATTTTCAATTGCGGCTCCACGTGCTGGTGCTGTTTTTGGCGCTGCAAATGAAACACTACTTAATACTAAAACTCCTAATAATACTGCTAATCTTTTTTTCATTTCTAAACAAACGAGAATTTATAAATTATAATAATTTACGATTTTTTCTCGTATCTCCTTTCATAATTTTAAATTTAATTAATTTCCTTTAACTGATTCTATAGCTGCAAAATTATCAACTGTTGTAGTTAAAGATCTAATTTCAGCATCTAATGATTTAACAACAGCTTTGTATTGTTTAATTATATCACCATATTGTGCTTTGAATGATTTTGTATTTGATGCAGATGCTTCAATTTTTGCAATTTTTTCTTCTATTTGAGCTTTTTGAGCACTCTTTTCAGCTAATCTTTCTGCTGCTGATTCCGCAGTTGCTTTCAATTTATTGTACTCTTGATCTTCCATATTTATTAATCTCTCAAGTTCTGCTTCAAGTTGATTAAATCTACTAGTTACTGATTGAGTTTCTACTGATTTTGAAGATTTTTTTGAAGTCTTTGAAGATTTTTTTGAAGTAGCTGAAAATGATAAAGCACTTAAAAGCATAAATAAAATTCCAACTTTTTTCATTTTTTTTCCTCCTATATTAGTTATCGGTTTTAATTATCTTGTATATTATATATCATTTATCAAGAATTGTCAATTTTTATTTAAAAAAATATCTCTTTTAAACGTATTTTATTAAAAGAGACATTTTTTACTTCTAGTTATTAATTAATTATCATTACTATTTAATATTAATGTTATAGAATGCTTTTTTACCTTCGTAAACAGCTTCTTCAGCTAAGTCATCTTCAATTCTTAATAATTGGTTATATTTAGCCATTCTATCTGTTCTTGATGCTGATCCAGTCTTAATTTGTCCTGCATTTGTAGCAACTGCAATATCAGCTATTGTATCATCTTCAGTTTCTCCTGATCTATGAGATACTACTGCAGTATATCCAGCTTTTTTAGCCATTTCAATTGCATCTAATGTTTCAGTTAAAGTACCGATTTGGTTTACTTTAATTAAGATTGAGTTAGCAATTCCTTTTTCAATTCCATCTGCTAATCTTTGAGTATTAGTAACGAATAAGTCATCCCCTACTAATTGAACATCTTTTCCGATTGCATCAGTTAATTTTTTGAATCCATCCCAGTCATCTTCAGCAAGTCCATCTTCAATTGATACGATTGGGTATTTAGAAGTTAGATGTTTGTACCATTCAACCATTTCGTCTGAGTTTCTTACAACTCCACCTTCTCTTTTGAATGTGTAAGTATAAGATCCGTCTGCATTTTTAGTTGCAAATTCTGATGAAGCAGCATCCATTGCGAATGTAACGTCATCTCCTAATTTATATCCAGCAGCTTCTACAGCTTGAGAAATTACATCTAAAGCTCCTTCAGTTCCGTTAATATTAGATGGTGCATATCCACCTTCGTTTCCTACGTTAGTAGAATCTCCATTTGCTTTTAAGATTTTTCCTAAGTGATGGAAAATTTCAGAACCCATTCTTAATGCTTCTTTGTATGTTTTAGCTCCTACAGGTTGTACCATGAATTCTTGAACGTCTACTGCTGAATCAGCATGTGATCCACCATTTAAGATATTCATCATTGGTACTGGTAATTCTTTAGCGTTTACTCCACCTAAATATCTGTATAAAGGTATACCTAATTGGTTAGCTGCCGCTTTTGCCACTGCTAATGATACACCTAAGATTGCGTTAGCTCCTAATTTACCTTTGTTAGGTGTTCCGTCTAACTCGATCATAGCTTTATCAATAGCTACTTGGTCTAAAGCGTCAAATCCGATTAAGTGTTCAGCAATAACTTTGTTTACGTTTTCTACTGCTTGTAATACACCTTGTCCTAAATATCTAGATTTGTCACCATCTCTTAATTCAACTGCTTCGTGTACTCCAGTTGATGCTCCAGATGGTACAGAAGCTCTTCCCATTGCTCCACCTTCTAAGTAAACTTCAACTTCCACAGTTGGATTTCCTCTTGAATCAAGTATCTCTCTTGCATAGATATCTTCAATTCTAGTCATTTCTAATTACCTCCGTAAATTTGTTATATATTTCTTATATTAATTATACCACAATGTTTATTGATTTTCAAAATAAAATTTTAATTTTTTATAATTTTTTTTGTAAATTTTATTAACCTTAGATAAGCTAGTTATTTTTATTATTTTTATCTAAATATTTCTGCTTTTACCTTTTATATTTTTTTAAATCATTCTATCAATTTTTCATGATTTTCTCCAAGCAAATTATCTAATATTTTATAAAACTCCTTATTTTCAACATTTGAATCAAAAGAATAATGTTCATTTTTATCATAAATTATAATCTTGCTTTCTGGATAATGATCATCAATTACTACATTTTCGTTTGGATTTTTCAGCCCATTTATTATTTTCTTAATTATATTATTTTTTTGTTTAAAATCTTTTAAAACAATTTTTTTTGAATATTTTTTGACTCCATGTAAATAGGAAATATTACAATTTAACTTCTCACATTCAAGATTCCACTCAAAATAGTCTGAATTTCCTATAACAGCTTCTTTATGTTTAAAGTCATAATTTTTACTAAAATCCAATTTTTTTAAATCTTTCTTGCTATATTTCTTTCTATCGAATTTTCCACAAGAAATAAACATCAAGATTAAGCATATAAATAAAAATATTTTTTTCATATTCAATTTTCCTCGCTACATCTTATTCAAATAATCTGTATTTTATAACTTTTTAATATCTAAAAGTTTATTTCCATTTATAATCCTATTATTTCCCAGTTATTATGGCTTTTTCCGTCAATTACACCATTTTTTACAGTTCGGATATAATCAATCATCATATTCTGGATAGTTCCCTTTATATTTCCAATTGCTTCTTTTGATGCCCATAATACTGGTATTTCCTGCCCATCGAAAATACCGCCTTTTCTAGCCAGCTGCTCAAATCTGTAAGCGTTCATTCCAACTTTCAGTTTCATTTCAGGAGTTATTTTTGTTCCATTTACTAACATCAGATTGGTAATTTTACTGCCTTTTTCATTTCTTAAGTCAATTTTATATTTCACTCCGCCAAAAATATCAAAAGTTACGTATTTCCCGTTGGCACGTTCTGGATTATAGCGATATTCAGTATCTCCAGCCTGAATTGTGTCAAAATAGTCGGCAGCCCATTCCATATAGTCTTTTAACTGTTTTCCAGTCATTTCATAGATTGTAACATCTCCACCTGTGTAACGGTAGTTGTAAACTATGTCTTTTCTTCTGATTTTACCTTTGTCCAGTCTTACATTTTCATAATTGTATGCAAATGAAACAACGTCAGCACCACTGTAATAAAGTTCTACATCCGTTATGAACGAGGACATTCCTGTGTCTTTCCCAAATGCAGCCGATACACCGTAATGTTTTTCTTTTGAAACCATATCATTTAAAGTTTCTCCAATCTCTTCGTCTGCAATAACACAAAGCCTGTGATGAAACGGCTTGTAGATTTCTTCAATTTTTTCATCAGATTCTTCATTTTTTACTGGAATTGTTGTAGAATCCTTACTTATTAATTTAATATTTTTACCATCAATTTCAAATTTCAAATCAACTTCTGAAACAAATGTTCCGTATCTGTGAGGCTCTGTAATAAGAACTCCATTAATTATCTCTTTTGGAATATTCTGGTGCATATGTCCTGCCACAATCACATCAATTTCAGGAACCGCATTTGCCAAATCTCTAACTCCAGTTTCAGGAATCCCGTTTTCGTTTTCAATCCCCATATGAGCCACAACAACAATGGCATTTGCTCCTTCTTCTTTCAATTTTTTTATTTGCTTTTGAGCTTCTTTTATAGGCGACACAAAATAAAAATCATTCAAATATCCAGTATCTTCTTCAAATTGTGCCGACATCGGAGTAGAAAGCCCAATAATCCCAATTTTTACACCTTCTTTTTCAATAATTGTCGTTGCGTCCAAATATCTGCTTTTGTCTTTTGAAAAATTAGTGTCATTTTCAGCATTCTCGTGATAATACAAATTAGCAGTTAACTTTTTGAATTTCATATCCCGCAAAATATTCGATAAAGTTGGCATTCCAAAGTTAAATTCATGATTTCCTGGCACAAAAATATCATATCCCATATAATTTAATATTTCTGGAATAGGATGTTTCGGTGTCATCGCAAACTTTTCTATCCAGTTATCCTGAATCGCATCCCCAACTTCAACTAAAATCACATTTTTATTTTTTTTCCTAATTTTTTTCACCAATGTTGAAATTTGTGCATAAGAACCTGATTTGTCCTCTTCATCAGCCGCATAGTTCCAAGCAAGTATCCTTCCATGCACATCACTTGTTCCCAATATTTTTATACTTACTTCCTTTTTTTTCAAAGAAATCCCAGTATTTCCTGTTGTCATAATATTTATATTTCCTTTTCATTTTTTTATTTTTATATTTTTTAATTCAATTATTCTTTTTCTTTATTTTTATTTTTCCATTTTTCCCTAGCCTCATAAATGGAAAATTCTCTGCCATATTTTATTTCATTCACTTCATCCTTAATATAAAAAATCTTTTCCAAATCAATCTCATAATCATTTGCAATCGCAATAATATAATAAAAAACATCAAATACTTCCTCTTCAATTGTCCCTTTTATGTTTTTTCCATCGTATCTGACATTTTTTCTAATATTTTCAGCAAGTTCTCCAAATTCCTCAATTAATTTCAAAACGAGCCTTTGTCCATTTTCTTTTCTTTCCTGTGGAGTTTTTTCTCTTTTTCTTTTACCTAAGGTCCCTTTTTCTATCTGTTTTATCAAATACTGTACTTCCTTAAGCGTCATATCATCACCGTTATTATTTTTTTTATCCATAAAACTACCTCCTTTTTTTCTAAATTCTTTGGTATAAACACTTAAAATTAATGTTTTTATTTTACACAATATACTGTTATTAATGAATTTTTTTCATAATTTTTATGTTTTTCTTTTTTTTACGTAAAGGGGATCAGTCGCCATCCCCTTTACAATCCCGGCTTGTCTAAGTATTTTTTTGAAATAAAAACTAAACTCGCTTTTTAATAAAGGCTGTTCCCGTCTCTTCAAATAATCTTAATTTCAATATTTTGAAAAAGCTCAGACAGTAGTTTTTATTTCAAAAAAATCACGACATTTTTAGTTTATTTACAACAAAATAGTTTTATTAAAACATGAAACAAGCAAAATTTCGTTAAAGAAAAAATAACTGTTTGAGATTTTGAAATATATTTTGAATTATACACAGTTATTTCAGTTAAAATAACTTTGGTTCAAAATCGAGTTTTATTTTTTCTTTATAAGAAAGTTTTGCGTAAAGCGGGGATGCAAGGGCATGGCGTCTGATGCCCTTGCGAAAAATATTAATATTTGAAGATTACGTTTGTTGATTTCGGTCTTCCTACTTCTTTTTTCTCTTTCAAATAATCAATAAAGATTTTTGTGTCGCTTAAATGAGTGTCTGTTCCACGTTTTTGAGCTGTAATTTTTCCTAATGTTGTGTATCCATCTTTTCCTTGAGCGATGTATGAGTTTACGGCTAGCATGTAGGATTTTTTAGCATCGATTGGAACCCATTTGTTAGCTTTAAAGTCAAATACTTCTATTTTTTTAACTCTTGTTCCAAGGTTTCCTTCTTTTGTGGCTTCATATCTGATTCCTGCACCGTAAGGGAATGCTCCTGTTGATCCACCGTTTAATACATAGTCAATTGCATCTTCTAACACCTGTTTTACTTCGGCACCTGTAATATCTGTTATGAATACTGTGTTTGATGTAAATGGTAACAATGAGTAGGCTTGATCATAAGTGAAATTTCCAGGATTTAGTGTAATTCTGACATTTCCTGCATTTACGATTACAAAGTCAACGTTTCCTGTTCCCATATTTCTTAATTTATGTAAAACTGATTCGGCTACAAGTGTTGTTGCAAAAGAACCGTCTTTATTGTGAGGCCCTGGAACTCTGTTGTCTG contains:
- a CDS encoding MazG nucleotide pyrophosphohydrolase domain-containing protein, encoding MDKKNNNGDDMTLKEVQYLIKQIEKGTLGKRKREKTPQERKENGQRLVLKLIEEFGELAENIRKNVRYDGKNIKGTIEEEVFDVFYYIIAIANDYEIDLEKIFYIKDEVNEIKYGREFSIYEAREKWKNKNKEKE
- the eno gene encoding phosphopyruvate hydratase; this translates as MTRIEDIYAREILDSRGNPTVEVEVYLEGGAMGRASVPSGASTGVHEAVELRDGDKSRYLGQGVLQAVENVNKVIAEHLIGFDALDQVAIDKAMIELDGTPNKGKLGANAILGVSLAVAKAAANQLGIPLYRYLGGVNAKELPVPMMNILNGGSHADSAVDVQEFMVQPVGAKTYKEALRMGSEIFHHLGKILKANGDSTNVGNEGGYAPSNINGTEGALDVISQAVEAAGYKLGDDVTFAMDAASSEFATKNADGSYTYTFKREGGVVRNSDEMVEWYKHLTSKYPIVSIEDGLAEDDWDGFKKLTDAIGKDVQLVGDDLFVTNTQRLADGIEKGIANSILIKVNQIGTLTETLDAIEMAKKAGYTAVVSHRSGETEDDTIADIAVATNAGQIKTGSASRTDRMAKYNQLLRIEDDLAEEAVYEGKKAFYNINIK
- a CDS encoding bifunctional metallophosphatase/5'-nucleotidase, with protein sequence MTTGNTGISLKKKEVSIKILGTSDVHGRILAWNYAADEEDKSGSYAQISTLVKKIRKKNKNVILVEVGDAIQDNWIEKFAMTPKHPIPEILNYMGYDIFVPGNHEFNFGMPTLSNILRDMKFKKLTANLYYHENAENDTNFSKDKSRYLDATTIIEKEGVKIGIIGLSTPMSAQFEEDTGYLNDFYFVSPIKEAQKQIKKLKEEGANAIVVVAHMGIENENGIPETGVRDLANAVPEIDVIVAGHMHQNIPKEIINGVLITEPHRYGTFVSEVDLKFEIDGKNIKLISKDSTTIPVKNEESDEKIEEIYKPFHHRLCVIADEEIGETLNDMVSKEKHYGVSAAFGKDTGMSSFITDVELYYSGADVVSFAYNYENVRLDKGKIRRKDIVYNYRYTGGDVTIYEMTGKQLKDYMEWAADYFDTIQAGDTEYRYNPERANGKYVTFDIFGGVKYKIDLRNEKGSKITNLMLVNGTKITPEMKLKVGMNAYRFEQLARKGGIFDGQEIPVLWASKEAIGNIKGTIQNMMIDYIRTVKNGVIDGKSHNNWEIIGL
- a CDS encoding DMT family transporter, whose protein sequence is METKLKLRGMLLASLASSFWAISGISGEILFKQFNFSSDWLVSTRTLVSGILLFMIVVFIEKKSILRPLKNKWDSMGIILFGVAGMYLVQYTYFKTIELSNVSFATILQFTAPFFIFIYESIKNRKLPSISTVTLLFMTILGVVFIATKGNFSNLSVSLEALLFGLVSAVMIAFYSTYPKKLLKKYGSITIVGWGMIIGSVISNIIHPIWEIQGDINTKSIIQVIIVVILGTSIAYLIYIASLNYISSSLAGILTAFEPVLAAVLSVVIFGLKFSIIELIGFVLVFVSIFILEKRL
- a CDS encoding adhesion protein FadA is translated as MKKVGILFMLLSALSFSATSKKSSKTSKKSSKSVETQSVTSRFNQLEAELERLINMEDQEYNKLKATAESAAERLAEKSAQKAQIEEKIAKIEASASNTKSFKAQYGDIIKQYKAVVKSLDAEIRSLTTTVDNFAAIESVKGN
- a CDS encoding adhesion protein FadA, which encodes MKKRLAVLLGVLVLSSVSFAAPKTAPARGAAIENSLSNLENQLDRLQQLEEAKYKEQEALAESAAQKLNSYTQMQAKIDERIAQIEAVTDSSIFSKEFKTKVSEYKALRNQLDKEIARQQQIIDNFEISKSLR